A stretch of Fusibacter sp. A1 DNA encodes these proteins:
- the trpD gene encoding anthranilate phosphoribosyltransferase yields the protein MAIDQSLLKKIEHGILTADESFRLCEDLVCGKFDNEEIKSILIMLHDHGETAANLIGFSRAMKELSPVKQVRDLPLLDVCGTGGDGLSTFNISTLTSLVTSCLGLPTAKHGNRSVTGKCGSFDIIDKLEIPYGLPDDQTHSRLVRNHLMLIYAPYAHPLMKQIMPIRKSIPHPTIFNLIGPLVNPQALTYQVLGVYKSSLLKPMAQAMQAQGIKNGYVVHGFGGLDELSLEGPNTLLHVTADAIARRVIDPKEYELTPFTNASLAIRDKSHALEAAELVLRSKEVNPYSEAVIFNASFALFTCNYRTDLNECIKIVRQLLKTNRLDDHVQELRRTNSVS from the coding sequence GTGGCAATCGACCAATCACTGCTTAAAAAAATTGAACACGGAATCTTGACAGCGGATGAGTCTTTTAGATTATGTGAAGACTTAGTCTGTGGCAAATTTGATAACGAAGAAATAAAAAGCATACTCATCATGCTTCACGACCATGGTGAAACCGCGGCGAATCTCATTGGATTCTCAAGAGCGATGAAAGAGCTATCACCTGTCAAACAGGTAAGAGACCTGCCTCTACTTGATGTTTGCGGAACAGGCGGCGACGGTCTCTCAACTTTCAATATTTCTACACTCACATCACTTGTCACAAGCTGTTTAGGTCTTCCTACCGCCAAACATGGCAACCGGTCGGTGACTGGAAAGTGTGGTAGTTTTGATATCATCGACAAGCTTGAGATTCCCTATGGCTTGCCCGACGATCAAACGCACAGTAGACTCGTAAGGAATCATCTAATGTTGATTTACGCCCCATATGCGCATCCGCTGATGAAGCAGATCATGCCGATAAGAAAATCAATCCCTCATCCCACCATCTTTAATCTGATAGGACCGCTTGTAAACCCACAAGCCCTTACCTACCAGGTTTTAGGGGTCTATAAGTCCTCGCTGTTAAAGCCGATGGCTCAGGCGATGCAGGCGCAGGGAATAAAAAACGGCTATGTGGTCCACGGTTTTGGTGGACTGGACGAGCTTTCCCTAGAAGGGCCAAACACCCTACTTCATGTAACTGCCGATGCGATCGCAAGACGTGTGATCGATCCTAAGGAGTATGAGCTGACACCTTTTACAAATGCAAGTCTGGCCATCAGAGACAAGTCCCACGCCTTAGAGGCTGCAGAACTTGTGTTGCGTTCTAAAGAAGTCAATCCCTATAGTGAAGCCGTCATCTTCAATGCCTCCTTTGCACTATTTACCTGCAATTACCGCACCGATTTAAACGAATGTATCAAGATCGTTCGACAACTGTTAAAAACAAATCGACTGGATGATCATGTTCAAGAGCTTAGGAGGACAAACAGTGTTTCTTAA
- a CDS encoding YafY family protein: MKSERLLQIMLMMLNHNLVTAKELSIRYGVSIRTIQRDMDALSRMGIPIHSEQGVHGGYSIPTGYRIDRHTLTSKEQALILRTLRSVSGMVDDSDLNQAVAKISSVRATDVQLEPVWVDILPWDGNDQFSDLIGIIKQAIIDKKRLAFEYVKASGTTSQRKIDPFRVLLKGYSWYAYGFCHLRGENRLFKISRMRNLKRINENVYTTFSGEVPFANGEGHGEAIHVKCHKNIFYNGDTYIDPSKVIFDDEGYFEALLPFQIDHWTFGYLLSHSNYMEVISPKAVRDELLKRAKKAVDLYK; the protein is encoded by the coding sequence ATGAAATCAGAACGGTTACTTCAAATCATGTTGATGATGTTGAATCACAATCTTGTTACTGCAAAAGAACTTTCCATACGCTACGGGGTATCCATCAGGACGATCCAAAGGGATATGGACGCGCTCAGCCGCATGGGTATTCCGATACACTCTGAACAAGGGGTCCATGGCGGGTATAGTATTCCGACGGGGTATCGTATCGACAGGCATACTTTAACAAGCAAGGAACAAGCACTGATTTTAAGAACACTAAGAAGCGTGAGCGGTATGGTGGACGATTCAGATCTCAATCAGGCGGTTGCCAAGATATCGTCTGTTAGAGCGACTGACGTGCAATTGGAGCCGGTCTGGGTGGATATCCTTCCATGGGATGGGAATGACCAGTTCTCTGATCTTATTGGCATCATCAAGCAGGCTATTATTGATAAGAAGCGATTAGCTTTTGAGTATGTTAAAGCTAGTGGAACGACCAGCCAACGCAAAATAGACCCTTTCAGGGTCCTTCTGAAAGGCTATTCGTGGTATGCATATGGTTTTTGCCATCTTAGAGGGGAAAATAGATTGTTTAAGATTTCTAGAATGAGGAATCTTAAACGGATAAATGAGAATGTATACACCACCTTTAGCGGAGAAGTTCCATTTGCCAATGGAGAAGGACACGGCGAAGCAATACATGTGAAGTGTCACAAAAATATTTTTTATAATGGCGATACCTATATTGATCCATCAAAAGTGATCTTCGATGATGAAGGTTACTTTGAGGCGCTGCTTCCTTTCCAAATCGATCACTGGACCTTTGGGTACTTGCTTAGCCATAGTAACTACATGGAAGTGATTTCACCAAAAGCTGTACGCGATGAGCTATTAAAACGTGCAAAAAAAGCAGTAGACTTGTATAAGTAA
- a CDS encoding YitT family protein gives MLALKDSNKIMWDVVYVLAGMMILAFAITAILEPNQLITGGITGISIILGTWMGIDYTIFYYVLSLGTLLATFLLLGKREAKKIVILSVTFPLVLMIFNQINFNLTENDMFLASVYYGVVGGLGAGLILKRGYSSGGSDSIGKIIHKRLYPFISISLIITTIDILIVITSMLVYDIKVALYALITQFVFLKSVEVVLFGLGTQLMKLEIISNSQNEIEEYIMHEIKRGISKYMILGGYTNQERVKIVTICSPRESMLIKQFIAKMDEDAFVDILPVSSVWGKGLGFSGLTDDD, from the coding sequence GTGCTTGCTTTGAAAGATTCAAACAAAATAATGTGGGATGTGGTATACGTTTTAGCGGGAATGATGATTCTTGCCTTTGCCATTACAGCGATTCTAGAACCAAATCAGTTGATTACAGGCGGCATAACGGGCATATCGATAATTCTAGGTACATGGATGGGTATCGACTATACTATCTTCTATTATGTCTTGTCGCTTGGAACTTTGCTTGCCACGTTCTTGCTGCTTGGTAAAAGAGAAGCTAAAAAAATTGTGATTCTATCGGTGACGTTTCCACTTGTTCTGATGATTTTCAATCAGATCAACTTCAACTTAACTGAAAATGATATGTTCCTGGCGTCTGTCTACTATGGTGTAGTCGGTGGACTTGGAGCGGGATTGATTCTTAAAAGAGGTTATTCTTCAGGCGGGTCGGATTCGATCGGTAAGATCATTCATAAAAGACTTTATCCTTTTATCTCAATCAGCCTGATCATAACAACGATAGATATTCTGATTGTCATCACGTCAATGCTCGTGTACGATATCAAAGTCGCCTTATATGCCCTGATCACGCAATTCGTATTCTTAAAATCCGTCGAAGTGGTTCTGTTCGGTCTAGGGACACAGCTGATGAAGCTCGAGATTATCAGTAATTCGCAGAACGAGATCGAAGAGTATATCATGCATGAGATAAAAAGAGGAATTTCAAAGTATATGATCCTTGGTGGATACACGAATCAGGAAAGAGTGAAGATCGTTACGATTTGTTCGCCTCGCGAGTCGATGCTGATCAAGCAATTTATCGCTAAGATGGATGAGGATGCTTTTGTCGATATCCTGCCTGTCAGTTCCGTGTGGGGCAAGGGTCTTGGATTCAGCGGTCTCACAGATGATGATTGA
- the trpA gene encoding tryptophan synthase subunit alpha: MKTIVMPYALYGYPTKMESLSLIRRFIHSGATRIEIGFPFSDPVADGETLQKANQLALKNHPTIQELLVDISSIKRDHPQVKLTLMTYLNPILAGGIDKTVGSLSTHFSSIVIPDLPLEAYESYLSIFKEHSLPVVPLITPDTSESRIKEYCEQADDFIYLVTVNGITGTTTGTKKDLQPVLKKIRTHYQGPIIAGFGIKSKKDIANLSGTVDGIIIASEILRLQANGDFKEIEALVSPLRK, from the coding sequence ATGAAAACGATCGTCATGCCCTATGCCCTTTACGGCTACCCCACCAAAATGGAGAGCCTATCCTTAATCAGGCGTTTCATACACTCAGGTGCCACACGAATTGAAATCGGGTTTCCTTTTTCAGACCCCGTCGCTGACGGTGAAACCCTACAAAAGGCGAATCAACTCGCATTAAAAAATCATCCCACCATTCAGGAATTACTTGTGGATATCTCCTCAATAAAAAGAGATCATCCACAAGTAAAACTAACGCTCATGACCTATCTTAACCCAATCCTAGCCGGTGGCATCGATAAGACAGTAGGCTCCTTATCCACACACTTTAGCTCCATTGTAATTCCAGACCTCCCCCTTGAAGCATATGAAAGCTATCTATCCATCTTTAAAGAACACAGCTTGCCAGTCGTGCCCCTAATCACACCAGACACAAGCGAAAGTAGGATCAAAGAATATTGCGAGCAAGCAGATGATTTCATCTATCTGGTCACAGTAAATGGAATCACAGGGACAACCACAGGAACAAAAAAGGACCTACAACCCGTCCTAAAAAAAATAAGGACCCATTATCAGGGTCCCATCATCGCAGGCTTTGGCATCAAATCAAAAAAAGATATCGCTAACCTCTCAGGTACAGTAGACGGAATCATCATAGCAAGCGAAATACTACGCTTACAAGCAAATGGCGACTTCAAAGAAATAGAGGCACTAGTGTCACCCCTGCGAAAGTGA
- a CDS encoding phosphoribosylanthranilate isomerase: MTKVKICGITNVADALFTARLGADYLGLVFAVSKRQIDLEEALEIKRLLPQAKLVAVFKNQHPKEVETIVRVLKPYAIQVYDDLNYNLEGGIKIIRSGTPDSIPSSPETHMLLIDSKHPGSGQAFDWTKEISSDLPLFIAGGLNLTNLSECIRIFRPYAVDVSSGVETHGKKDQKKIAAFIKSVKKGGPLNEV; this comes from the coding sequence ATGACAAAAGTTAAGATTTGTGGAATCACCAATGTGGCCGATGCCCTTTTTACCGCGAGGCTAGGCGCCGATTATCTTGGTCTTGTCTTTGCCGTGAGCAAACGACAAATTGATTTAGAGGAAGCGCTGGAAATAAAACGCCTGCTGCCACAAGCAAAATTAGTTGCGGTTTTTAAGAATCAGCACCCAAAGGAAGTCGAAACAATAGTCAGAGTATTAAAGCCCTATGCGATTCAAGTCTATGATGACCTCAACTACAACCTAGAGGGAGGCATTAAAATCATACGTAGCGGTACACCCGATTCTATCCCCAGTAGTCCCGAGACCCACATGCTTCTAATCGACAGTAAACATCCCGGTTCCGGTCAAGCCTTTGATTGGACAAAAGAAATAAGCTCCGACTTGCCGCTATTCATAGCAGGCGGCTTGAACCTGACAAACCTTTCAGAATGCATACGGATCTTTAGGCCTTACGCGGTGGATGTGAGCAGCGGAGTTGAAACTCATGGTAAAAAAGATCAAAAGAAAATCGCTGCCTTTATCAAGTCAGTAAAAAAAGGAGGCCCATTAAATGAAGTCTAA
- a CDS encoding indole-3-glycerol-phosphate synthase has protein sequence MFLNTIYEQQTSLLPYLNRYCKTLESRTRPFHSLSKLLRNPTAFTVIAEFKRRSPSNPLLHPHASVADMIGDYEKTSASAYSILTESMYFGGIYDDLKTAASLTRRPILNKDFIIDTVQIDIAHKLGADVILLIAALGDKIDLSSLSSYAKSKGLEVLIEVHGPSCIERIKDLDYDILGVNNRDLKSLKTNVEHTGKVLKLLPDRGVPIITESGIRSTEDVRHLLDEQISGALIGTAIMNATDKAGFIHTLVEVKGNDKS, from the coding sequence GTGTTTCTTAATACCATTTATGAACAGCAGACAAGCTTGCTACCCTATCTGAACCGCTACTGCAAAACTCTCGAAAGCAGAACCAGACCTTTTCATTCCTTGTCAAAACTGCTTAGGAATCCAACTGCATTTACAGTCATCGCGGAGTTTAAACGAAGGTCTCCGTCAAATCCCCTACTTCATCCTCACGCTAGTGTTGCAGATATGATTGGCGACTATGAGAAAACCAGCGCAAGTGCTTATAGCATTCTTACAGAAAGCATGTATTTTGGTGGAATATACGATGATTTGAAAACAGCAGCCTCCCTGACCCGGCGTCCCATTCTCAATAAGGACTTTATCATCGATACCGTTCAAATAGACATCGCCCATAAGCTAGGTGCGGACGTCATTCTTCTAATCGCAGCACTAGGGGATAAAATTGATCTGTCTTCCCTGTCAAGCTATGCGAAATCAAAAGGATTGGAGGTCTTAATCGAAGTGCATGGTCCATCTTGTATCGAAAGGATCAAGGACCTGGATTACGATATCCTAGGAGTCAACAATAGGGATCTGAAGTCTCTAAAAACAAATGTGGAGCATACCGGCAAGGTTCTCAAGCTCCTACCAGACAGGGGAGTGCCTATCATCACAGAAAGCGGCATACGTAGTACAGAGGATGTCAGACACTTGCTCGATGAGCAGATCAGCGGCGCCTTAATCGGCACAGCAATCATGAACGCGACAGACAAAGCCGGTTTTATACACACTTTAGTGGAGGTAAAAGGCAATGACAAAAGTTAA
- a CDS encoding anthranilate synthase component I family protein gives MIHKMRMTVAELKHTSPSRILGQLRKEIHYCYFEKEADLLTIGIGELFDNEAMYDSRLFEQRQSDRIQAELELPKQISMIPFDLANNSYLKKEVKHPIHTISPEIVIDFDRKNNGVSCFVYSSNPQITDSTTDYYQAYKRRIIRYCKTHQVHDQHPDRLHFQFESDKDTYSMAFDQAKQAIQQGDVFQLVLSNTLRASGNCDLTLVFDYLLSENASPYLLLFHLIEDSYLSASPEILVEKKGSTLMTVPIAGTCPRLYDGLDESRAKELLSSQKERAEHLMLVDLGRNDLGRISKPGSVKVSSYAQLKKLSKVMHIASTVQGMQLEGGSYFEPLFTTLPAGTVSGAPKKMALYLIDKIEASERKHYAGSFVIEDSKGDYTSLITIRTLHQTRHEVNIRVGSGIVNDSTLEGERDELVHKAMGLISALEHTHRGGISHDFSD, from the coding sequence ATGATTCATAAAATGCGCATGACCGTAGCCGAGCTAAAGCATACTAGTCCATCTAGAATTCTCGGACAGCTTCGCAAAGAGATTCACTATTGCTATTTTGAAAAGGAAGCGGATTTACTTACCATTGGCATTGGAGAGCTCTTTGATAACGAAGCCATGTATGACAGCAGGCTCTTTGAACAAAGACAATCCGACCGCATTCAAGCAGAGCTTGAACTGCCAAAACAAATTTCCATGATTCCTTTTGATCTTGCAAACAACAGCTACCTAAAAAAAGAGGTCAAACACCCAATTCACACGATCAGCCCTGAAATAGTCATAGACTTCGATAGAAAGAACAACGGGGTCTCCTGTTTTGTCTATTCAAGCAACCCACAAATTACAGATAGTACCACAGACTATTATCAGGCATACAAAAGGAGAATCATCCGATATTGTAAAACTCATCAAGTCCATGATCAACACCCGGATCGGCTTCATTTTCAATTTGAAAGCGACAAGGACACCTACAGCATGGCCTTTGATCAAGCAAAACAGGCGATTCAGCAAGGTGATGTGTTTCAGTTGGTGCTTAGCAACACCTTACGTGCCAGCGGCAACTGTGATCTCACCCTTGTGTTCGATTACCTATTAAGCGAAAACGCTTCTCCCTATCTCCTTCTTTTTCACCTGATTGAGGACAGTTACTTATCTGCAAGCCCTGAGATCCTGGTTGAAAAAAAAGGAAGTACGCTCATGACCGTTCCAATTGCAGGGACTTGTCCAAGACTTTATGACGGTCTAGACGAGTCACGCGCTAAAGAGCTGCTATCAAGTCAAAAAGAACGGGCGGAACATCTTATGTTAGTGGACCTAGGTAGAAATGATCTCGGTAGAATCTCAAAACCCGGAAGTGTCAAGGTAAGCAGCTACGCTCAGCTAAAAAAACTGAGTAAGGTGATGCATATCGCTAGTACCGTGCAAGGGATGCAGCTTGAGGGCGGAAGCTATTTTGAACCTCTTTTCACGACCCTGCCTGCCGGTACCGTCTCAGGCGCACCTAAGAAGATGGCACTTTATTTAATCGACAAAATTGAGGCATCCGAGAGAAAACACTATGCGGGCAGCTTCGTGATTGAGGACTCAAAAGGCGATTATACCAGTCTTATTACGATTCGAACACTGCATCAAACCCGTCATGAAGTAAACATACGTGTAGGAAGCGGCATTGTTAATGATTCTACCCTGGAGGGAGAACGGGACGAACTCGTTCATAAGGCAATGGGTTTGATCAGTGCCCTTGAGCACACACATAGAGGAGGAATAAGCCATGATTTTAGTGATTGA
- the aroF gene encoding 3-deoxy-7-phosphoheptulonate synthase: protein MKNSLFTKENFPILYDKPPGISPLDSFELIVGPCAIESETQIHAIAHALHKRGIRYMRGGAFKPRTSPTDFQGLGEEGLKYIRKAADKYRLSVVTEVMSTEDFDLVERYADILQIGTRNMYNYPLLKRAGRSSKTILLKRGFQATLKEYLHSVEYIMSEGNRNIILCERGIRSFDPFTRNVLDIASAISLKMNTGLQVIIDPSHATGQAELVSPLTIAAQSVDLNGSMIEISLSPAKAKCDGHQAMTLDALDQLLLQLNTYKSMTESSNRIIGS from the coding sequence ATGAAAAATTCACTCTTTACAAAAGAAAACTTCCCCATTCTTTATGACAAACCACCCGGCATTTCCCCGCTCGATTCTTTTGAACTGATCGTCGGTCCCTGTGCAATTGAAAGCGAGACGCAAATCCATGCGATCGCTCACGCCTTACACAAAAGAGGCATCCGTTACATGAGGGGTGGTGCCTTTAAGCCACGAACCAGTCCGACCGACTTTCAGGGCTTGGGTGAAGAAGGCCTAAAGTACATTCGAAAGGCGGCGGACAAATATCGATTAAGCGTTGTCACCGAAGTCATGAGTACAGAAGATTTTGATCTGGTGGAACGCTATGCGGACATCCTGCAAATCGGAACAAGAAACATGTACAATTATCCCTTACTCAAACGAGCCGGCAGGTCCAGTAAGACGATCTTGTTAAAACGTGGTTTTCAGGCAACGCTCAAAGAATATCTACATTCAGTGGAATACATCATGTCTGAAGGCAATCGCAACATCATCCTGTGTGAACGTGGTATCCGAAGCTTTGATCCATTTACGCGTAATGTCCTTGATATCGCTTCTGCCATATCGCTTAAAATGAATACGGGACTTCAGGTGATTATCGATCCCTCCCATGCGACAGGACAAGCAGAACTGGTTTCACCGCTGACCATAGCGGCACAATCAGTCGACCTCAATGGATCAATGATAGAAATCAGTCTATCACCGGCCAAGGCTAAATGCGACGGACATCAGGCCATGACGCTAGATGCTTTGGATCAGTTGCTTTTACAATTAAATACCTATAAATCAATGACTGAAAGTAGTAACCGCATCATCGGTTCTTAG
- a CDS encoding C-GCAxxG-C-C family (seleno)protein, giving the protein MSMIESIRKFRQKEFDLSCSEATLYAANESYALQLDEEALKMMAGFSGGIMREDICGVVTGSIAVLSVLFTDGVAHQSPVLKQAVDHYMTSFEAEFGSTSCKVLKGTHRDKVEDSCDPVIFKNAELLNQVIEEYNKNR; this is encoded by the coding sequence ATGTCTATGATTGAGAGTATCCGTAAATTTCGTCAAAAGGAATTTGATTTGAGTTGTTCAGAAGCCACGCTGTACGCTGCTAATGAATCCTATGCCTTGCAGCTCGATGAAGAGGCTTTAAAGATGATGGCTGGTTTTAGCGGTGGAATCATGCGAGAAGATATCTGCGGTGTCGTTACAGGTAGTATTGCTGTTTTAAGTGTTCTATTTACGGATGGGGTCGCTCACCAGAGCCCTGTATTGAAACAGGCGGTAGACCATTATATGACTTCATTCGAGGCTGAGTTCGGCTCGACGAGTTGCAAAGTTTTAAAAGGAACCCATCGAGATAAGGTTGAGGATTCCTGTGACCCTGTAATTTTTAAGAATGCTGAGTTGCTAAACCAGGTCATTGAAGAATACAATAAGAATAGGTAG
- the trpB gene encoding tryptophan synthase subunit beta, whose product MKSNGYYGEYGGKFMPETLAGPLENVEKAYRQAMKDPDFLEDLNKDHKFFIGRETPLYYAQNLSQELGIHLYFKREDLCHTGAHKINNAIGQARLAKRMGIDHLIAETGAGQHGIATATAAAKLGMKCTVFMGFSDIKRQAHNVDRMRMLGATVIAVEKGSNVLKDATSEALRYWVSHPTSCFYVIGSAIGPAPYPEMVRNFQSIIGTEARKQCLNQFGTLPDEVIACIGGGSNAIGIFSAFIEDTSVKLTGVEAAGKGLHTDFHAATITSGKVGVFHGSKMYLLQDENGQIKETHSISAGLDYPGVGPEHCYLNDIKRVDYRSVTDKEVIEAFRKTVRSEGIIPALESAHAIAHVLKSTYPKGYTIVLNLSGRGDKDLDQLLREHKEEVL is encoded by the coding sequence ATGAAGTCTAATGGCTATTATGGAGAATATGGCGGTAAGTTTATGCCCGAAACACTTGCAGGACCACTAGAAAATGTTGAAAAAGCATATAGGCAGGCGATGAAGGATCCTGACTTCCTCGAAGACTTGAATAAAGACCACAAGTTCTTCATCGGTCGAGAAACCCCTCTCTATTATGCCCAGAACCTATCACAGGAACTTGGAATCCATCTCTATTTCAAACGTGAAGATCTCTGCCACACAGGCGCTCATAAAATCAACAATGCGATCGGTCAGGCAAGACTTGCAAAGCGGATGGGCATCGATCATCTGATCGCCGAAACCGGTGCGGGACAGCATGGTATCGCAACCGCAACAGCAGCAGCAAAACTTGGCATGAAATGCACGGTATTCATGGGATTCTCCGATATAAAACGCCAAGCCCATAATGTCGACCGGATGAGAATGCTTGGCGCTACCGTCATTGCAGTAGAAAAAGGAAGCAATGTCCTAAAGGATGCGACAAGTGAAGCGCTCAGGTACTGGGTCAGTCATCCGACATCCTGCTTTTATGTCATCGGTTCAGCAATCGGACCTGCCCCCTACCCCGAAATGGTAAGAAACTTTCAAAGCATCATCGGAACAGAAGCACGTAAGCAATGTTTGAACCAATTTGGTACACTTCCTGATGAAGTGATTGCATGCATCGGTGGTGGCAGCAATGCCATCGGCATCTTCTCAGCTTTTATCGAGGATACCTCCGTCAAGCTTACCGGTGTGGAAGCCGCAGGTAAGGGTCTGCACACCGACTTTCATGCCGCGACCATCACAAGTGGAAAAGTGGGCGTCTTCCACGGATCGAAAATGTATCTGCTTCAAGATGAAAATGGACAGATCAAAGAAACACATTCCATCTCGGCAGGTCTTGACTATCCAGGTGTCGGTCCGGAGCATTGCTATCTGAACGACATAAAAAGGGTGGATTACCGTTCAGTAACCGATAAGGAAGTCATCGAAGCCTTTAGAAAAACAGTAAGAAGCGAGGGAATCATTCCAGCCCTAGAAAGCGCTCATGCCATCGCCCATGTCCTAAAAAGCACTTATCCAAAAGGGTATACAATCGTCCTAAATCTATCGGGTAGAGGCGACAAGGATCTGGATCAGCTCTTAAGAGAACACAAGGAGGAAGTCTTATGA
- the moaC gene encoding cyclic pyranopterin monophosphate synthase MoaC: protein MSGFTHFNRYGEGHMVDVSNKPATERLAVAYGEITMAAETIDKILQESIKKGNVISVAQIAGVMGAKKTSDLIPMCHNLLLSHVDLEFDIDREVNKIKIRAVVKTSGNTGIEMEALTSVSVAALTIYDMCKSIDKNMVIGEIKLLEKKGGKSGHYLRG from the coding sequence ATGTCTGGATTTACTCATTTTAATCGATATGGCGAGGGACATATGGTCGATGTCTCAAATAAGCCTGCTACCGAACGTCTTGCGGTAGCATATGGTGAAATAACGATGGCTGCAGAGACGATAGATAAAATTTTGCAGGAGAGCATTAAAAAAGGCAATGTGATCAGTGTAGCCCAGATCGCAGGAGTCATGGGGGCAAAAAAAACCAGTGACTTGATTCCAATGTGCCATAACCTGCTACTTAGCCATGTGGATTTGGAATTTGACATCGATCGAGAAGTGAATAAGATTAAAATTCGCGCAGTGGTTAAAACGAGCGGTAATACAGGGATCGAAATGGAGGCGCTTACGTCTGTATCGGTTGCGGCACTCACGATTTACGATATGTGCAAATCGATTGACAAAAACATGGTCATCGGCGAGATAAAACTGCTTGAAAAAAAAGGTGGCAAAAGCGGACATTATCTGCGAGGTTAA
- a CDS encoding zinc ribbon domain-containing protein, whose translation MNDLICQSCAMPMSNEKMMGTEKDGSVNRDYCTYCYQEGKFTDDMKNLVEMIAVCIPHMVSEGLSEIDAKNILQNTLPNLKRWSV comes from the coding sequence ATGAACGATTTGATTTGTCAAAGCTGTGCAATGCCGATGAGCAACGAGAAAATGATGGGTACTGAAAAGGACGGAAGTGTGAATAGGGATTATTGTACCTACTGTTATCAGGAAGGAAAATTTACTGATGATATGAAAAATTTGGTAGAAATGATAGCCGTTTGTATACCACATATGGTTTCTGAAGGGTTGAGTGAAATCGACGCAAAAAATATTTTGCAAAATACACTTCCGAATTTGAAAAGATGGAGTGTATGA
- a CDS encoding aminodeoxychorismate/anthranilate synthase component II: MILVIDNYDSFTYNLVQMIRVLTSEELLVLKNDNPQLKNPQALTPSALVISPGPGRPESAGYTKDMIQSFSGRVPILGVCLGLQCIAEVFSGQVNPSPTIKHGVKDLVIHTGDALFSGLPHNFYAVRYHSLAVDVSKCVELQVLASAPSDNTVMAVKHVKHPTYGLQFHPESYGTDDGEVILKNFLRLKEAFSGNRPITA, encoded by the coding sequence ATGATTTTAGTGATTGATAATTATGATTCATTTACCTATAATCTCGTACAAATGATCCGGGTTCTTACCAGTGAAGAACTGCTTGTACTGAAGAATGACAACCCGCAACTGAAAAATCCACAAGCCCTGACACCTAGCGCCTTAGTCATCTCGCCAGGACCTGGACGCCCTGAAAGTGCGGGGTACACAAAGGACATGATCCAGTCCTTTTCAGGACGTGTTCCCATACTAGGGGTCTGTTTGGGACTACAGTGTATCGCCGAAGTCTTCAGTGGACAAGTCAATCCTTCACCTACCATCAAACATGGAGTCAAAGACCTAGTCATCCATACCGGAGATGCTCTATTCAGCGGTCTGCCACACAACTTTTATGCGGTCAGGTACCATTCGCTGGCTGTGGATGTCAGTAAGTGCGTTGAACTTCAGGTTCTTGCATCGGCCCCCTCTGACAATACGGTAATGGCAGTCAAACACGTCAAACATCCAACCTACGGGTTACAATTCCATCCGGAGTCCTATGGTACGGATGATGGAGAAGTAATCCTAAAAAATTTTCTTAGGTTAAAGGAGGCTTTCAGTGGCAATCGACCAATCACTGCTTAA